From Granulicella sp. WH15, the proteins below share one genomic window:
- a CDS encoding TonB-dependent receptor — protein sequence MGIRIDGTITDPTGAVIPGAEVQTADGEKTISDAAGYFLLPCVRISSNKIMAQAEGFTPKAATIEKQAGGSVHLNLQLEIAHVETIVQVDGDASSSDRGSGTATLSTKDVQLLADDPDDFLRQLQALSASGGGSPASTLILVDGFQNGSAIPPKSSIATIRVNPDLFSAEYQTPPFSSGVIEIVTKPGADSFHGALFYSDSDSSFNATDPFSATATPAGKRRYGFELSGPVLPKKSGFALALEKRDIDEFNIVNAVTLDGSGNQVPLRQAISAPQRLWIASARGDWQVSSKDVAVFSFSSNVNNLGNQGVGGLTLAEAGYSSLLSENDLRFTNTLIPNANLLHATHIGYSWKRTEQSPLSTSPALQVSGYFIGGGSSGQNLNDRERDLEIDDDLLITHGKHQLKFGVQSLGIFEHDYNPNNFNGTYVFGGGSAPVLDANNSPTGQTTTISAIEQYRRAQNNLPGGIPTTYQVTGGTPLVPLTQWRLGLYLQDIIKLGPRFTVNAGLRYAFQTSPDSVGNFGPRASFSWSPDKKETWIFRARIGLFSGSISPHHALEVARLNDVLQKQVTVYSPSYVDPLVQVPGSIEVGTTQQFPHSLAQPLEFAGYFNAEHELPHHWSVRVNFYLGETWNVVRIRNINAPMVKSGVDTAPNPTAALLAPRPIASNENLLQYQNSGHFAGNVLSFVVDQHSYKRFGLFAYYAYRNSRTDGGSGDGIPQSSYSDIGESARADWASTHGFFLNGNLNLPYRLVLSTEFAAQQGTPYNIITGTDNNGDGNFNNRPAYASAPGAGVYSTRFGLLTANAVNGDVPRNLGTMPSLIHLDANMSRIFNLKTNDRSQTRTLTFNVRSANLLNHTNVTAVQTVLSPNLGQPLSGEAGRRLELGARFAF from the coding sequence ATGGGTATCCGCATCGACGGAACCATTACTGATCCGACGGGAGCGGTTATTCCTGGAGCAGAGGTACAGACTGCCGACGGAGAAAAGACGATCTCCGATGCGGCGGGTTATTTTTTATTGCCATGCGTTCGGATAAGCTCCAACAAAATAATGGCGCAAGCCGAGGGCTTTACTCCTAAGGCAGCCACAATTGAAAAACAGGCTGGTGGAAGTGTTCATCTCAATCTCCAATTGGAGATAGCCCATGTGGAGACGATAGTGCAGGTGGACGGCGATGCCAGCTCTAGTGATCGCGGTTCGGGAACCGCTACGTTGAGCACAAAAGACGTGCAGTTGCTCGCCGATGATCCTGATGATTTTCTCCGGCAATTGCAGGCGCTCTCTGCGAGCGGAGGAGGCTCTCCCGCCTCAACGCTTATCCTGGTCGACGGCTTTCAGAATGGAAGCGCGATTCCGCCCAAGAGTTCCATCGCCACGATCCGTGTCAATCCGGATCTCTTCTCTGCCGAATACCAGACTCCTCCATTTAGCAGCGGAGTCATCGAGATCGTCACCAAGCCTGGCGCCGACTCCTTTCATGGGGCACTCTTTTACTCAGATAGCGACAGCAGCTTCAATGCGACCGATCCTTTCTCGGCTACGGCCACACCGGCCGGTAAGCGCCGGTATGGATTTGAACTGAGCGGGCCGGTCCTCCCGAAAAAGAGCGGCTTCGCTCTCGCGCTGGAAAAGCGCGATATCGATGAATTCAACATCGTCAATGCAGTAACACTGGATGGAAGTGGGAATCAAGTACCGTTGCGGCAGGCGATTTCGGCCCCACAGAGGCTTTGGATCGCTTCGGCTCGCGGCGATTGGCAAGTGAGTTCAAAAGATGTTGCAGTGTTCTCCTTCTCCTCCAACGTCAACAATCTGGGCAATCAGGGCGTCGGTGGTCTCACGTTGGCTGAGGCAGGATATTCAAGCCTCTTGAGTGAGAACGATCTTCGATTTACCAATACGCTAATACCCAACGCTAATCTGTTGCACGCGACCCATATTGGCTATTCATGGAAGCGCACGGAGCAGTCTCCACTGTCGACGTCTCCGGCACTCCAGGTCTCCGGCTACTTCATCGGTGGTGGCTCAAGCGGTCAGAATCTGAACGACCGGGAACGTGACCTCGAAATAGATGACGACTTGCTGATCACACACGGCAAACATCAGTTGAAATTCGGCGTTCAGTCGCTCGGTATCTTTGAGCATGACTACAATCCGAATAACTTCAACGGTACTTATGTTTTTGGGGGCGGGAGCGCTCCAGTCCTAGATGCAAACAACAGTCCTACCGGACAGACGACAACCATCAGCGCAATCGAGCAATACCGGCGCGCTCAAAATAATCTTCCTGGTGGCATACCCACCACCTATCAAGTGACTGGTGGAACTCCGCTTGTCCCACTTACGCAGTGGCGGCTGGGTCTGTATTTGCAGGACATCATTAAGCTTGGACCGCGTTTCACTGTGAATGCCGGTCTGCGGTACGCTTTTCAAACATCACCCGATAGCGTCGGCAATTTTGGGCCGCGTGCAAGCTTCTCATGGAGTCCCGACAAGAAGGAAACCTGGATTTTCCGCGCTCGGATCGGTCTTTTCAGTGGATCGATCAGCCCCCATCATGCGCTCGAAGTCGCCCGGCTGAATGATGTGCTGCAGAAGCAGGTGACCGTATATTCGCCCAGTTACGTCGATCCATTAGTGCAAGTTCCCGGGTCAATCGAGGTTGGCACCACCCAACAGTTTCCACATTCGCTTGCGCAACCACTTGAATTCGCAGGATATTTCAATGCTGAGCATGAGCTTCCTCATCACTGGAGCGTCAGAGTGAACTTCTATCTTGGTGAGACCTGGAACGTTGTCCGGATCAGAAACATCAATGCGCCGATGGTGAAAAGCGGCGTCGACACGGCTCCCAATCCCACAGCAGCTCTTCTTGCGCCGAGGCCGATCGCTTCTAACGAAAATCTTCTGCAATATCAGAACTCAGGTCATTTTGCAGGAAATGTCCTCTCCTTCGTCGTAGATCAGCATAGTTACAAGCGCTTCGGGCTGTTTGCATACTATGCATATCGGAACTCCAGGACCGATGGCGGCAGTGGAGACGGGATTCCTCAGTCGAGCTACAGCGACATAGGCGAATCGGCCAGAGCCGACTGGGCGAGTACCCACGGCTTCTTTCTTAACGGGAATCTAAACCTGCCGTACCGCTTGGTCCTATCCACAGAGTTCGCCGCGCAGCAGGGCACACCGTACAACATCATCACGGGTACGGACAATAACGGCGATGGCAACTTTAATAACCGCCCCGCTTATGCTTCCGCTCCTGGTGCGGGCGTATACAGCACTCGCTTTGGGCTGCTCACCGCGAACGCAGTTAACGGGGACGTGCCGCGCAATCTGGGGACCATGCCCTCCCTGATCCACCTCGACGCGAACATGAGCCGGATCTTCAACCTGAAGACGAATGATAGGTCACAGACACGAACCCTCACATTCAATGTCCGGAGCGCCAATTTACTGAATCATACCAACGTCACGGCGGTCCAAACAGTATTGTCGCCCAACCTGGGACAGCCCCTATCTGGCGAAGCCGGGCGACGCTTGGAGTTGGGAGCGCGGTTTGCTTTTTAA